The Pseudomonas allokribbensis genome has a window encoding:
- a CDS encoding DNA-binding protein yields MARGGVNKAVVQIARSAILARGEHPSIDAVRIELGNTGSKTTIHRYLKELDDGSAPADPSAEPIDDELLALVTRLAQRLKEQAQEPIDQAREQYEQQRQALEAELNQLRQNHAQLEQKHDIQGAALARESEALSDTRSMLQTEQTRNAGLNQALADFELRLQDKDEQIRSLEEKHLHARDALEHYRNAVKEQREQEQSRHESQVQQLQMELRQAQQSALVRQDEITQLHRDNERLLTENRGTLRELSLLQDQLKHSNQRQDQLLEQATRVDSERTLLQERLRVALLDSQTLKQSVDEHAQLNQSLEKQLTQAQDSLRLATTVAAAPDAKASKDD; encoded by the coding sequence ATGGCCCGTGGCGGCGTTAATAAAGCAGTAGTCCAGATCGCGCGCTCAGCGATCCTCGCCCGTGGCGAACACCCAAGCATCGACGCAGTACGCATCGAGCTGGGCAATACGGGTTCCAAAACCACGATTCATCGCTATCTGAAGGAGCTGGATGACGGCAGCGCACCGGCTGATCCTTCGGCAGAACCCATCGATGACGAGCTGCTGGCGCTCGTCACGCGCCTGGCGCAACGCCTGAAAGAACAGGCGCAGGAGCCGATTGACCAGGCTCGCGAACAGTACGAGCAGCAACGGCAGGCATTGGAAGCAGAGCTGAATCAGCTCCGTCAGAACCATGCGCAACTGGAGCAAAAGCACGACATCCAGGGCGCTGCATTGGCCAGGGAATCCGAAGCGTTGAGCGACACTCGCTCGATGCTGCAAACCGAACAGACACGCAATGCCGGCCTGAATCAGGCGCTGGCAGATTTCGAATTACGCTTGCAGGACAAGGACGAGCAGATCCGCTCGCTGGAAGAAAAGCACCTGCACGCTCGCGACGCGCTTGAGCATTACCGCAATGCCGTCAAGGAGCAGCGCGAACAGGAACAGAGCCGTCACGAAAGTCAGGTTCAGCAGTTGCAGATGGAGTTGCGTCAGGCGCAGCAAAGCGCACTGGTGCGCCAGGATGAAATCACTCAATTGCACCGCGACAACGAACGCTTGCTGACCGAGAACCGCGGCACGTTGCGTGAACTGAGCCTGCTGCAGGATCAGCTCAAACACAGCAATCAGCGTCAGGATCAACTGCTGGAGCAAGCGACGCGTGTCGACAGCGAACGCACCCTCCTCCAGGAACGCTTGCGCGTGGCATTGCTGGACAGCCAGACACTCAAGCAGAGCGTCGACGAGCACGCCCAGCTCAACCAGTCACTGGAAAAGCAACTGACCCAAGCTCAGGACAGTTTGCGCCTGGCCACTACCGTTGCGGCAGCGCCAGACGCAAAAGCTTCAAAGGACGATTAA
- the gorA gene encoding glutathione-disulfide reductase, with translation MAYDFDLYVIGAGSGGVRAARFAAGFGAKVAVAESRYLGGTCVNVGCVPKKLLVYGAHFAEDFEQSSGFGWSLGEANFDWATLIANKDREINRLNGIYRNLLVNSGVTLHEAHAKIVGPHEVEVNGERFTAKNILIATGGWPQIPEIPGHEHAISSNQAFFLKELPKRVLVVGGGYIAVEFAGIFHGLGAETTLLYRGDLFLRGFDGSVRKHLQEELTKRGMNLQFNADIERIDKQADGSLKATLKDGRVLEADCVFYATGRRPMLDNLGLENTEVQLDDKGFIKVDEQYQTTEPSILALGDVIGRVQLTPVALAEGMAVARRLFKPEQYRPVDYKMIPTAVFSLPNIGTVGLTEEEARKAGHDVVIYESRFRPMKLTLTECQERTLMKLVVDGKTDKVLGCHMVGPDAGEIVQGLAIALKAGATKRDFDDTIGVHPTAAEEFVTMRTPVGA, from the coding sequence ATGGCCTACGATTTTGACCTTTATGTGATTGGTGCCGGTTCCGGCGGTGTGCGGGCTGCGCGTTTTGCTGCCGGTTTCGGTGCAAAAGTGGCGGTGGCCGAGAGCCGTTATCTGGGGGGCACCTGCGTCAATGTCGGCTGTGTGCCGAAAAAGCTGCTGGTGTACGGCGCGCATTTCGCCGAAGACTTTGAACAGTCGTCCGGTTTCGGCTGGAGCCTGGGTGAGGCGAATTTCGATTGGGCGACCCTGATCGCCAACAAGGATCGCGAGATCAATCGCCTGAACGGCATTTATCGCAATCTGCTGGTCAACAGTGGCGTGACCCTGCACGAAGCTCACGCGAAGATCGTTGGCCCGCATGAGGTCGAGGTCAATGGTGAGCGTTTCACCGCGAAAAATATTCTGATCGCCACGGGCGGCTGGCCGCAGATTCCGGAAATCCCGGGGCATGAGCATGCCATCAGCTCCAATCAGGCGTTTTTCCTGAAAGAGCTGCCCAAGCGTGTCCTGGTCGTCGGCGGCGGTTACATTGCGGTCGAATTTGCCGGAATCTTCCATGGTCTGGGTGCGGAGACCACGTTGCTGTATCGCGGTGATCTGTTCCTGCGCGGCTTCGACGGCTCGGTGCGCAAGCATCTGCAGGAAGAGTTGACCAAGCGCGGCATGAATCTGCAGTTCAATGCCGACATCGAGCGGATCGACAAGCAAGCGGATGGCAGCCTGAAGGCGACCCTCAAGGATGGTCGTGTACTGGAAGCGGACTGCGTGTTCTACGCCACCGGTCGGCGTCCGATGCTGGACAATCTCGGGCTGGAAAATACCGAGGTGCAGCTGGACGACAAGGGCTTCATCAAGGTTGACGAGCAATATCAGACCACCGAGCCGTCAATTCTTGCGCTGGGCGATGTCATCGGTCGCGTTCAACTGACGCCGGTGGCGCTGGCTGAAGGCATGGCGGTGGCGCGACGTCTGTTCAAGCCAGAGCAATACCGCCCGGTGGATTACAAGATGATCCCGACAGCGGTGTTCAGCCTGCCGAATATCGGCACCGTCGGCTTGACTGAAGAAGAGGCGCGGAAGGCGGGGCACGACGTGGTGATCTACGAAAGCCGTTTCCGCCCGATGAAACTGACCCTGACCGAATGCCAAGAGCGCACGCTGATGAAGCTGGTGGTCGATGGCAAAACCGATAAGGTGCTTGGCTGTCACATGGTCGGGCCGGATGCCGGCGAGATCGTGCAGGGCCTGGCGATTGCTCTGAAGGCTGGCGCCACCAAGCGTGACTTCGACGACACCATCGGGGTGCACCCGACGGCGGCCGAAGAGTTTGTCACCATGCGCACGCCGGTCGGCGCTTAA